Within Pseudomonas sp. LBUM920, the genomic segment CTACGCCGGCGTCGCGCATGCGAATCGCCACTTGGCGGCGCAATGGCTCAAAGCCCGGGCTGAACATGTAACTGAATGCGCGCGGGCTTTGGAAGCGGGTGACTTTGGCCAATTGCTGGTGCAGCGCCCGCACAGGAAGGTAATCCACACTCGGCACGGCGGCGCCCAATGGGAACACACCTTCGCGGCGCGACTCGACCAAGACTTGCTGGATGATGCTGCTGCGGGTGACCAACCCCGGGCGCTCGACCCGCGCGATGTCCGGCGTGGGCGCCGTCAACGCAGGTGTCTGGTGCACGTAATAGCCCGACTGCGGCCGCGCCCGGATCAGCCCCTGGTCTTCCAGATTGGCATAGGCCTGTAACACCGTGGCGTGGCTGACGTTGAGCTGGGAGCTCATTTTGCGCACCGAGGGCACACGCTCACCGGGCTGATAGACGCCACGGCGGATGTCCTCAGCCAGTTGCTGGGCGATACGTTGGTAGAGCAACAGATTGGTCATGACGCAGCACTCGATTTCACGGGTATTTTATTTTTGTGTGAAACATACCGGCACAGTTTAGAAGTGTACGGGGACAGTTGCGAGAATAGTCGAGCGCGGGCGGCAGTGATAGAAAAAACTGTAAGGGTGGACCCCGAACAAAAATGTGGGAGCGGGCTTGCTCGCGAATGCGGCGTGTCAGCCACTGAAATGTTGACTGAAACACCGCATTCGCGAGCAAACCCGCTCCCACAGGTTGATCGGCGTCAGGCGTTAGCGGGCAGCGCCCAGCTGGCCCTTTTCATCGGAGAACACAATTTCCACCCGACGGTTCTGCGCGCGGCCACGTTCGGAGGCGTTGGCTTCGACCGGGTACTGGTCGCCATAGCCTTCGACCTGGATACGCTTTTCATCGATCCCCAGGTCCATCAGCACGTCGGCCACCGATTGCGCACGGTCGCGCGACAGCTTCAGGTTTTCCTGCTCGCCACCGGTGTTGTCGGTGTAGCCCTCGATGCGCACCACGCGCTTGGGGTTCAGTTGCAGGAACTGCACAATCTTCAACACCGTGCGGTTGGCCGAGTTTTCCAATTGCGCTTCGCCGGTGTCGAACAACACATCGCCGAGGGTCATCACCAGGCCGCGATCAGTCTGGGTGGTGGTCAGGCTGGCGATTTGCTCTTCGAGCCACTTGCCCTGTTGCTGCACGCTGGCAAGTTTGTTTTCGCGCAGCGCCAGCTGCAGGCGCTGGCGTTCCAATTCGAGCTTGGTGCCGCGCTCGGCGTTGAGGCCCTGTTCGGTGTGTTCGCGGGCGATCGCACTGTAACGCTGGCTCAGGTAAGCGTAATGCACCACGTCGGCACCGCTGCCCCAGTAGCTGGACAAACGATCGGCGCGCGCCAGGGACTCACCGGCGCGAATGACGTCCTTGGGTGCAAAGCGCAGCACATTGGCGTCTTCCTTGACCTTCTGGAAATCAGTGCCGGCCTGTTGCAAGGCCTGCTCGCTGTTCGGTTGGCTGGCGCAACCACCCAGGGCGGCGCTGCCCAGCAGCACGACACAACTCAAACCACGGATCATCGGGCTCATTGGGCTTCTCCCAACTGCAATTGCTTGCGCAGGCGGGTGATGCGGGTGTTGAGCACGCTCAGTTGCTCTTGGCTCTTTTGGGTCAGAATCTTGGCTTCGGCCAGACGCGCGTCCAACTCGGCTTGTTCGGCCCGCATGCGCGCATGCTTGTAG encodes:
- a CDS encoding OmpA family protein — translated: MSPMIRGLSCVVLLGSAALGGCASQPNSEQALQQAGTDFQKVKEDANVLRFAPKDVIRAGESLARADRLSSYWGSGADVVHYAYLSQRYSAIAREHTEQGLNAERGTKLELERQRLQLALRENKLASVQQQGKWLEEQIASLTTTQTDRGLVMTLGDVLFDTGEAQLENSANRTVLKIVQFLQLNPKRVVRIEGYTDNTGGEQENLKLSRDRAQSVADVLMDLGIDEKRIQVEGYGDQYPVEANASERGRAQNRRVEIVFSDEKGQLGAAR